A region from the Streptomyces tsukubensis genome encodes:
- a CDS encoding sensor histidine kinase yields the protein MTSGPAPVPPGEPAAGPAAPEPYPAGTRSRGRRAPRGRRRWTGRFRPARLPLRARLTLIHSGLFMVAGVVLLGVTYVLFEQQMPDGAKFIGKVQQAPTAGPPGTPSGSPRPPETTFTLPDGEEIPPDGAVALKEHREALRNAAATSLLSLGGLVLVVVGGGAAGFGWLVSGRVLAPLRRVTETARRIAAAPAAGRGLHERIALAGPRDEVKDLADTFDTMIERLDRSFDGQRRFVANASHELRTPLTLGRALVEVAMHRRTASDDVKQLGEDLLEINLRHERLIGGLLLLADSENEVTERIPLDLADVVTHVAAQAAAEARSAGVTVDESAAEAPTSGNALLLERLVHNLVENGIRHNSGPGGFVRVTSRPAPGGGAVLEVANTGPPVSPFDVPTLFEPFRRLGRDRVISAKGAGLGLSIVRAVARAHGGTVTARPREGGGLVVTAVLPP from the coding sequence ATGACCTCGGGCCCCGCCCCCGTACCGCCCGGTGAACCGGCCGCGGGACCGGCGGCCCCGGAGCCGTACCCGGCCGGCACCCGGTCCCGCGGCCGCAGGGCCCCGCGCGGGCGACGGCGGTGGACCGGGCGGTTCCGGCCCGCGAGGCTGCCCCTGCGGGCCCGGCTGACCCTGATCCACAGCGGGCTGTTCATGGTCGCCGGAGTGGTTCTGCTCGGGGTGACCTACGTGCTCTTCGAGCAGCAGATGCCGGACGGCGCCAAGTTCATCGGCAAGGTGCAGCAGGCGCCGACCGCCGGGCCACCGGGAACACCCTCAGGATCGCCCCGGCCCCCGGAGACCACTTTCACCCTCCCCGACGGCGAGGAGATACCGCCCGACGGGGCCGTCGCGCTGAAAGAGCACCGGGAGGCGCTCCGGAACGCGGCCGCCACCAGCCTGCTCAGCCTGGGCGGGCTGGTCCTGGTGGTCGTCGGCGGGGGCGCCGCCGGATTCGGCTGGCTGGTCTCCGGACGCGTACTGGCCCCGCTGCGCCGGGTCACCGAGACCGCCCGCCGGATCGCCGCCGCCCCCGCCGCCGGGCGCGGGCTGCACGAACGCATCGCCCTCGCCGGGCCCCGGGACGAGGTCAAGGACCTCGCCGATACCTTCGACACCATGATCGAACGGCTGGACCGCTCCTTCGACGGGCAGCGCCGGTTCGTCGCCAACGCCTCCCACGAACTGCGCACCCCGCTCACCCTGGGGCGGGCCCTGGTCGAGGTGGCGATGCATCGCAGAACCGCCTCCGACGACGTGAAGCAGCTCGGGGAGGACCTGCTGGAGATCAACCTGCGGCACGAGCGGCTGATCGGCGGTCTGCTGCTGCTCGCGGACTCGGAGAACGAGGTCACCGAACGCATCCCGCTCGACCTGGCGGATGTGGTGACCCATGTGGCCGCCCAGGCAGCGGCCGAGGCACGGTCCGCGGGCGTCACCGTCGACGAGTCCGCGGCCGAGGCGCCGACCAGCGGCAACGCCCTGCTGCTGGAACGGCTCGTCCACAATCTGGTGGAGAACGGCATCCGGCACAACAGCGGTCCCGGCGGTTTCGTACGGGTCACCAGCCGCCCCGCGCCCGGCGGCGGGGCGGTGCTGGAGGTGGCCAACACCGGCCCCCCGGTGTCCCCGTTCGACGTGCCGACGCTCTTCGAACCCTTCCGGCGGCTCGGCCGGGACCGGGTGATCAGCGCCAAGGGGGCCGGGCTGGGACTCTCCATCGTCCGGGCGGTGGCCCGGGCCCACGGCGGAACGGTCACGGCCCGCCCCCGCGAGGGCGGCGGGCTGGTGGTCACCGCGGTCCTGCCGCCGTGA
- the uvrA gene encoding excinuclease ABC subunit UvrA, translating to MADRLIVRGAREHNLKNVSLDLPRDSLIVFTGLSGSGKSSLAFDTIFAEGQRRYVESLSSYARQFLGQMDKPDVDFIEGLSPAVSIDQKSTSRNPRSTVGTITEVYDYLRLLFARIGKPHCPECRRPISRQSPQAIVDRVLELPEGSRFQVLSPLVRERKGEFIDLFADLQTKGYSRARVDGATIQLAEPPKLKKQEKHTIEVVVDRLTVKESAKRRLTDSVETALGLSGGMVVLDFVDLPEDDPERERMFSEHLYCPYDDLSFEELEPRSFSFNSPFGACPDCTGIGTRMEVDAELIVPDPDKSLDEGAIHPWSHGHTKEYFGRMIGGLAAALGFATDMPWAGLPQRAKKALLYGHKTQVEVRYRNRYGRERAYTTPAFEGAVQFVRRRHQEAESDASRERFEGYMREVPCPTCEGTRLKPVVLAVTVMDRSIADVSGMSISECAEFLGRLKLTARDKKIAERVLKEVNERLRFLVDVGLDYLSLNRAAGTLSGGEAQRIRLATQIGSGLVGVLYVLDEPSIGLHQRDNHRLIETLVRLRDMGNTLIVVEHDEDTIKVADWVVDIGPGAGEHGGKVVHSGPLAELLANDKSATGQYLSGKKAIATPELRRPADPTRRITVRGARENNLRDIDVSFPLGVFTAVTGVSGSGKSTLVNDILYTHLARELNGAKSVPGRHTRVEGDDLVDKVVHVDQSPIGRTPRSNPATYTGVFDHVRKLFAETMEAKVRGYQPGRFSFNVKGGRCENCSGDGTIKIEMNFLPDVYVPCEVCHGARYNRETLEVHYKGKSIAEVLDMPIEEALDFFEAVPTIARHLRTLHEVGLGYVRLGQPATTLSGGEAQRVKLASELQKRSTGRTVYVLDEPTTGLHFEDISKLITVLSGLVDKGNTVIVIEHNLDVIKTADWVVDMGPEGGSGGGLVVAEGTPEEVAGVTTSHTGKFLRDILDPERVSDAAAPARSRTAPRKRTATTAAAAKKTAAKKTVAKKTAAKTTTARARKA from the coding sequence GTGGCCGACCGTCTCATCGTCCGTGGCGCTCGCGAGCACAATCTGAAGAACGTCTCGCTGGACCTCCCCCGTGACTCGCTCATCGTGTTCACGGGTCTCTCCGGGTCGGGCAAGTCGTCGCTCGCCTTCGACACGATCTTCGCCGAAGGCCAGCGCCGTTACGTGGAGTCCCTGTCGTCGTACGCACGGCAGTTCCTGGGCCAGATGGACAAGCCCGACGTCGACTTCATCGAGGGCCTCTCCCCGGCCGTGTCGATCGACCAGAAGTCGACCTCGCGCAACCCCCGCTCCACCGTGGGCACCATCACCGAGGTCTACGACTATCTGCGGCTGCTGTTCGCCCGGATCGGCAAGCCGCACTGCCCCGAGTGCCGCCGGCCCATCTCCCGGCAGTCGCCGCAGGCCATCGTGGACCGGGTGCTGGAGCTGCCCGAGGGCAGCCGCTTCCAGGTGCTCTCGCCGCTGGTGCGCGAGCGCAAGGGAGAGTTCATCGACCTCTTCGCCGACCTCCAGACCAAGGGATACAGCCGGGCCCGGGTCGACGGGGCGACGATTCAGCTGGCCGAGCCGCCGAAGCTGAAGAAGCAGGAGAAGCACACGATCGAGGTGGTCGTCGACCGTCTGACGGTCAAGGAGAGCGCCAAGCGGCGGCTGACGGACTCCGTGGAGACCGCGCTCGGACTCTCCGGCGGCATGGTCGTGCTCGACTTCGTCGACCTCCCCGAGGACGACCCCGAGCGCGAGCGGATGTTCTCGGAGCATCTGTACTGCCCCTACGACGATCTGTCCTTCGAGGAGCTGGAGCCCCGCTCCTTCTCCTTCAACTCGCCCTTCGGCGCCTGCCCCGACTGCACCGGTATCGGCACCCGGATGGAGGTCGACGCCGAGCTGATCGTCCCGGACCCGGACAAGTCCCTCGACGAGGGCGCGATCCACCCCTGGTCCCACGGCCACACCAAGGAGTACTTCGGCCGGATGATCGGCGGACTGGCGGCAGCCCTCGGCTTCGCCACCGACATGCCGTGGGCCGGGCTGCCGCAGCGCGCCAAGAAGGCCCTGCTGTACGGCCACAAGACCCAGGTCGAGGTCCGCTACCGCAACCGGTACGGGCGCGAGCGCGCCTACACCACCCCGGCCTTCGAAGGCGCCGTCCAGTTCGTGCGGCGGCGGCACCAGGAGGCCGAGAGCGACGCGAGCCGCGAGCGCTTCGAGGGCTATATGCGCGAGGTGCCCTGCCCGACCTGCGAGGGCACCCGCCTCAAGCCGGTCGTCCTCGCGGTGACGGTGATGGACCGTTCCATCGCCGACGTCTCCGGCATGTCGATCAGCGAGTGCGCCGAGTTCCTCGGGCGGCTGAAGCTGACCGCCCGGGACAAGAAGATCGCGGAGCGGGTGCTGAAGGAGGTCAACGAGCGGCTGCGGTTCCTGGTCGACGTGGGCCTGGACTACCTCTCGCTGAACCGCGCCGCGGGCACCCTGTCCGGCGGCGAGGCCCAGCGGATCCGGCTCGCCACCCAGATCGGCTCCGGTCTCGTCGGTGTGCTCTACGTCCTCGACGAGCCCTCCATCGGGCTGCACCAGCGGGACAACCACCGGCTGATCGAAACCCTGGTCCGCCTCCGTGACATGGGCAACACCCTGATCGTCGTCGAGCACGACGAGGACACCATCAAGGTCGCCGACTGGGTCGTCGACATCGGCCCCGGCGCCGGTGAGCACGGCGGAAAGGTCGTCCACTCGGGGCCGTTGGCGGAGCTGCTGGCCAACGACAAGTCGGCGACCGGCCAGTACCTCTCGGGCAAGAAGGCCATCGCCACCCCCGAGCTGCGCAGGCCGGCCGATCCGACACGGCGGATCACCGTCCGCGGCGCCCGGGAGAACAACCTCCGCGATATCGACGTGTCGTTCCCGCTCGGGGTGTTCACCGCGGTCACCGGAGTCTCCGGATCCGGTAAGTCCACCCTGGTCAACGACATCCTCTACACCCATCTCGCCCGCGAGCTGAACGGCGCCAAGTCGGTCCCGGGACGGCACACCCGGGTCGAGGGCGACGATCTGGTCGACAAGGTCGTCCATGTCGACCAGTCGCCCATCGGCCGTACGCCGCGCTCCAACCCGGCGACGTACACCGGTGTCTTCGACCATGTCCGCAAGCTGTTCGCCGAGACGATGGAGGCGAAGGTCCGGGGCTACCAGCCCGGCCGGTTCTCCTTCAACGTCAAGGGCGGCCGCTGCGAGAACTGCTCCGGCGACGGCACCATCAAAATCGAGATGAACTTCCTGCCGGACGTCTACGTCCCGTGCGAGGTCTGCCACGGAGCGCGCTACAACCGCGAGACGCTGGAGGTCCACTACAAGGGCAAGTCCATCGCCGAGGTCCTCGACATGCCCATCGAGGAGGCGCTGGACTTCTTCGAGGCCGTACCGACGATCGCCCGCCATCTGCGGACGCTGCACGAGGTCGGCCTCGGGTACGTCCGGCTCGGCCAGCCCGCGACGACGCTCTCCGGCGGCGAGGCGCAGCGCGTCAAGCTCGCCTCCGAGCTCCAGAAGCGCTCCACCGGGCGCACGGTGTACGTCCTCGACGAGCCGACCACGGGTCTGCACTTCGAGGACATCAGCAAGCTGATCACGGTGCTGTCCGGGCTCGTCGACAAGGGCAACACGGTCATCGTCATCGAGCACAACCTCGATGTCATCAAGACCGCGGACTGGGTCGTCGACATGGGCCCCGAGGGCGGCAGCGGCGGCGGTCTGGTGGTCGCCGAGGGCACCCCGGAGGAGGTCGCGGGCGTCACCACCAGCCACACCGGCAAGTTCCTCCGGGACATCCTCGACCCGGAGCGGGTCAGCGACGCCGCGGCCCCGGCCCGGTCGCGTACGGCGCCCCGGAAGCGCACCGCGACGACGGCAGCGGCTGCCAAGAAGACGGCCGCGAAGAAGACGGTCGCCAAGAAGACGGCGGCGAAGACCACGACGGCCCGCGCCCGCAAGGCGTAG
- a CDS encoding Rieske (2Fe-2S) protein produces the protein MSATPAARRTVLKGAALAGAAGLGVAACSTESKLGHAKTPTPTAPVDLGAADAVPVGGARLYREQRLVVSCPAKGEYLAFSAQCTHAGCALDKVEGNEGNCPCHGSRFDVTTGEALKGPATVPLPKVPVVVRDGKLIAGP, from the coding sequence ATGTCCGCCACGCCCGCAGCCCGCCGTACCGTGCTGAAAGGCGCGGCCCTCGCCGGGGCCGCGGGCCTGGGGGTCGCCGCCTGCTCCACCGAGTCCAAGCTCGGCCACGCCAAGACCCCCACGCCCACCGCACCCGTCGATCTGGGCGCGGCGGACGCGGTCCCGGTCGGCGGCGCCCGGCTCTACCGGGAGCAGCGGCTGGTAGTGAGCTGCCCGGCGAAGGGCGAATACCTGGCGTTCAGCGCCCAGTGCACGCACGCGGGCTGCGCGCTCGACAAGGTCGAGGGCAACGAGGGCAACTGCCCCTGCCACGGCAGCCGCTTCGACGTCACCACCGGCGAGGCGCTCAAGGGCCCGGCGACCGTACCGCTGCCGAAGGTCCCGGTCGTGGTCCGCGACGGGAAGCTGATCGCGGGCCCCTAG
- a CDS encoding MBL fold metallo-hydrolase, whose product MTYSGAVKVGGPADVHELTDLMISKVAVGPMDNNSYLLRCRATGEQLLIDAAAEPDTLLRLIGDDSIASVVTTHRHGDHWQALAEVVAATGARTYAGRYDAEGIPVPTDVPVEDGDEIAVGRVRLTARHLVGHTPGSIALVYDDPHGPPHVFTGDCLFPGGVGNTHQDAEAFARLLGDVETKLFDLLPDETWVYPGHGNDTALGAERPHLAEWRARGW is encoded by the coding sequence ATGACGTACAGCGGAGCGGTGAAGGTCGGCGGACCGGCGGACGTGCACGAGCTGACGGACCTGATGATCTCCAAGGTCGCGGTCGGCCCGATGGACAACAACTCCTATCTGCTGCGCTGCCGGGCCACCGGGGAGCAGTTGCTGATCGACGCGGCGGCCGAGCCGGACACGCTGCTCCGGCTGATCGGGGACGATTCCATCGCGTCCGTGGTGACCACCCACCGGCACGGCGACCACTGGCAGGCGCTGGCCGAGGTGGTCGCCGCGACCGGTGCCCGGACGTACGCCGGCCGGTACGACGCCGAGGGCATCCCGGTGCCGACCGATGTACCGGTCGAGGACGGGGACGAGATCGCGGTCGGCCGGGTCCGGCTCACCGCCCGGCATCTCGTCGGCCACACCCCCGGGTCGATCGCCCTGGTCTACGACGATCCGCACGGTCCGCCCCATGTGTTCACGGGCGACTGCCTCTTCCCCGGCGGGGTGGGCAACACCCACCAGGACGCCGAGGCCTTCGCCCGGCTCCTCGGGGACGTCGAGACCAAGCTGTTCGACCTGCTGCCGGACGAGACCTGGGTCTACCCGGGCCACGGCAACGACACCGCACTCGGCGCCGAGCGCCCCCACCTCGCGGAGTGGCGCGCCCGGGGCTGGTGA
- the uvrC gene encoding excinuclease ABC subunit UvrC, translating to MADPSSYRPKPGEIPDSPGVYRFRDEHRRVIYVGKAKNLRARLANYFQDVANLHPRTATMVTTAASVEWTVVGTEVEALQLEYTWIKEYDPRFNVKYRDDKSYPYLAVTLNEEFPRVQVLRGAKRKGVRYFGPYGHAWAIRETVDLMLRVFPVRTCSAGVFRNHRQKGRPCLLGYIGKCSAPCVGRVTPEEHRELAEEFCDFMAGRTGTYLRRLEQQMAEAAEEMEYERAARLRDDIAALRRALEKNAVVLADATDADLIAVAEDELEAAVQIFHVRGGRVRGQRGWVTDKVEAVSTAGLVEHALQQLYGEERGDAVPKEVLVPALPAAPEAVGEWLAGRRGSQVSLRVPQRGDKRALMETVERNAQQALALHKTKRASDLTTRSRALEEIAEALGLESAPLRIECFDISHLQGEDVVASMVVFEDGLPRKSEYRRFQIKSFAGQDDVRAMHEVVSRRFRRYLAEKDRTGEWIGADDAPVSGPDPLDGPVGPPGPEAADGAEGARTDPDGAHGGGTRDDEGRPRRFAYPPQLVVVDGGAPQVAAARRALDELGIDDVAVCGLAKRLEEVWLPGEDDPVVLPRSSEGLYLLQRVRDTAHDFAIRYQRSKRTKRLRSSPLDEIPGLGDARKQALIKHFGSVKRLRGATIEQICEVPGMGRKTAESVVAALTRAAPAAPAVNTATGEIMEENDGGSTE from the coding sequence ATGGCCGACCCCTCCAGCTACCGCCCCAAGCCGGGAGAGATCCCCGACTCTCCGGGGGTCTACCGCTTCCGCGACGAACACCGCCGCGTGATCTACGTGGGCAAGGCCAAGAACCTCCGCGCCCGCCTCGCCAACTACTTCCAGGACGTGGCGAACCTCCATCCGCGCACCGCCACCATGGTCACCACGGCGGCCTCCGTGGAGTGGACGGTCGTCGGCACCGAGGTCGAGGCGCTCCAGCTGGAGTACACCTGGATCAAGGAGTACGACCCCCGGTTCAACGTCAAGTACCGGGACGACAAGAGCTACCCCTATCTGGCGGTCACCCTCAACGAGGAGTTCCCCCGCGTCCAGGTGCTGCGCGGCGCCAAGCGCAAGGGCGTGCGCTACTTCGGCCCGTACGGCCACGCCTGGGCCATCCGCGAGACCGTCGACCTGATGCTCCGGGTCTTCCCCGTCCGCACCTGCTCCGCCGGGGTCTTCCGCAACCACCGGCAGAAGGGCCGCCCCTGTCTGCTGGGGTACATCGGCAAGTGCTCGGCCCCCTGCGTCGGCCGGGTCACCCCCGAGGAACACCGTGAACTGGCCGAGGAGTTCTGCGATTTCATGGCCGGGCGCACGGGCACCTATCTGCGCCGGCTGGAACAGCAGATGGCCGAGGCGGCCGAGGAGATGGAGTACGAGCGGGCCGCCCGGCTCCGCGACGACATAGCGGCCCTGCGGCGCGCCCTGGAGAAGAATGCCGTCGTCCTCGCCGATGCCACCGACGCCGATCTGATCGCCGTCGCCGAGGACGAGCTGGAGGCGGCCGTCCAGATCTTCCACGTCCGCGGCGGCCGGGTGCGCGGCCAGCGCGGCTGGGTCACCGACAAGGTCGAGGCCGTCTCCACCGCCGGGCTGGTCGAGCACGCCCTCCAGCAGCTGTACGGGGAGGAACGCGGCGACGCCGTGCCCAAGGAGGTCCTCGTGCCCGCCCTGCCCGCCGCCCCGGAGGCGGTCGGGGAGTGGCTGGCCGGGCGGCGCGGCTCCCAGGTCTCCCTGCGGGTGCCGCAGCGCGGCGACAAGAGGGCCCTGATGGAGACCGTCGAGCGCAACGCCCAGCAGGCGCTGGCGCTCCACAAGACCAAGCGGGCCAGTGACCTCACCACCCGCTCCCGGGCGCTGGAGGAGATCGCCGAGGCCCTCGGCCTCGAATCTGCACCCCTGCGCATCGAGTGCTTCGACATCTCGCACCTCCAGGGCGAGGACGTGGTGGCGTCCATGGTCGTCTTCGAGGACGGACTGCCCCGCAAGAGCGAATACCGCCGCTTCCAGATCAAATCCTTCGCCGGTCAGGACGATGTCCGGGCGATGCACGAGGTGGTCTCCCGCCGGTTCCGCCGCTATCTGGCGGAGAAGGACCGGACGGGGGAGTGGATCGGCGCGGACGACGCCCCGGTGTCCGGCCCGGACCCGCTCGACGGCCCTGTCGGCCCGCCCGGCCCCGAAGCGGCAGACGGTGCGGAGGGTGCCCGTACGGACCCGGACGGTGCCCACGGCGGCGGGACCCGCGACGACGAGGGACGCCCCCGCCGCTTCGCGTACCCCCCGCAGCTCGTGGTGGTCGACGGCGGCGCCCCGCAGGTCGCGGCGGCCCGCCGGGCCCTCGACGAGCTGGGGATCGACGACGTCGCCGTCTGCGGGCTCGCCAAGCGCCTGGAGGAGGTCTGGCTGCCCGGCGAGGACGATCCGGTGGTGCTCCCGCGCTCCAGCGAAGGGCTCTATCTGCTCCAGCGGGTCCGTGACACGGCACACGACTTCGCCATCCGCTACCAGCGCAGCAAGCGCACCAAACGCCTCCGCAGCAGCCCCCTCGACGAGATCCCCGGTCTCGGTGACGCCCGCAAGCAGGCGCTGATCAAGCATTTCGGCTCGGTGAAACGGCTGAGAGGCGCGACAATCGAGCAGATCTGCGAAGTTCCCGGCATGGGCCGCAAGACCGCCGAGTCGGTCGTCGCGGCCCTCACCCGGGCGGCCCCGGCCGCCCCTGCCGTGAACACGGCAACCGGAGAGATCATGGAAGAGAACGACGGGGGAAGCACAGAATGA
- the rapZ gene encoding RNase adapter RapZ — MNEHHTDGAADVSTGSVNEPGGAVEAAIPELVIISGMSGAGRSTAAKCLEDLGWFVVDNLPPALIPTMVELGARSQGNVARIAVVVDVRGGRFFDNLRESLADLDSKQVTRRIVFLESSDEALVRRFESVRRPHPLQGDGRIVDGIAAERDLLRELRGDADLVIDTSSLNVHELRAKMDAQFAGDEEPELRATVMSFGFKYGLPVDADLVVDMRFLPNPHWVPELRPFTGLNEEVSNYVYNQPGAKEFLDRYTELLQLIAAGYRREGKRYVTVAVGCTGGKHRSVATAEKLAARLSSEGVETVVVHRDMGRE; from the coding sequence ATGAACGAGCACCACACAGACGGAGCGGCAGACGTGAGTACGGGCAGTGTCAACGAGCCCGGAGGGGCCGTGGAAGCGGCCATCCCCGAGCTGGTCATCATCTCCGGCATGTCCGGCGCCGGGCGCAGTACCGCCGCCAAATGCCTGGAGGACCTCGGCTGGTTCGTGGTGGACAACCTCCCGCCCGCCCTGATCCCCACCATGGTGGAGCTGGGCGCGCGCTCCCAGGGCAATGTGGCCAGGATCGCGGTCGTCGTCGACGTCCGCGGCGGGCGTTTCTTCGACAATCTGCGCGAGTCCCTCGCGGACCTCGACTCCAAGCAGGTCACGCGCCGGATCGTTTTCCTGGAGTCCTCCGACGAGGCCCTGGTGCGCCGGTTCGAATCGGTCCGCCGGCCGCACCCCCTCCAGGGCGACGGCCGGATCGTCGACGGCATCGCCGCCGAACGCGATCTCCTGCGCGAGCTGCGCGGGGACGCCGATCTGGTGATCGACACCTCCAGCCTCAACGTCCACGAGCTGCGGGCCAAGATGGACGCCCAGTTCGCCGGCGACGAGGAGCCCGAACTGCGGGCCACCGTGATGTCCTTCGGCTTCAAGTACGGCCTGCCCGTCGACGCCGACCTCGTGGTCGACATGCGCTTCCTGCCGAACCCCCACTGGGTCCCCGAGCTGCGCCCGTTCACCGGACTCAACGAGGAGGTGTCGAACTACGTCTACAACCAGCCCGGCGCCAAGGAGTTCCTCGACCGCTACACCGAACTGCTCCAGCTGATCGCCGCCGGGTACCGCCGCGAGGGCAAGCGGTACGTCACCGTCGCCGTCGGCTGTACCGGCGGCAAGCACCGCTCCGTCGCCACGGCCGAGAAGCTCGCGGCCCGGCTCTCCTCCGAGGGCGTCGAGACCGTCGTCGTCCACCGGGACATGGGGCGCGAGTGA
- a CDS encoding carbohydrate kinase family protein codes for MIVVAGEALIDLVPIAPPEPGAPLPVLAPRLGGGPYNTAIALGRLGGPTAFCSRISADGFGDALVAGLAAAGVDTAYVARGPEPTTLAVAAVGPDGSAGYSFYAGGTADRLFELPPPLPGGTRAVAFGTCSLVLEPGASAYEALLRREARAGRFVLLDPNVRPPLIPDAEAYRERFRSWLPYVSLLKLSEEDAEWLGGVPEGPGAVVLTRGAAGLEVRTRGGVRVLVPAVPVAVADTIGAGDTVNAALLHGLAARNALSPAGAAALGPDGWREVLTLAARAAALTCSRPGAEPPYAAELA; via the coding sequence ATGATCGTCGTCGCCGGAGAGGCCCTGATCGACCTGGTCCCGATCGCCCCGCCGGAGCCCGGTGCACCGCTGCCGGTGCTGGCACCCCGGCTCGGCGGCGGCCCGTACAACACCGCGATCGCCCTGGGGCGGCTCGGCGGTCCGACCGCGTTCTGCTCCCGGATCTCGGCGGACGGTTTCGGGGACGCGCTGGTGGCGGGGCTGGCGGCGGCCGGGGTGGACACGGCGTACGTGGCGCGGGGGCCGGAGCCGACGACGCTGGCGGTCGCCGCCGTCGGGCCGGACGGTTCGGCGGGCTACTCCTTCTACGCCGGGGGCACCGCGGACCGGCTCTTCGAGTTGCCGCCGCCGCTGCCGGGCGGGACCCGGGCGGTGGCGTTCGGGACCTGTTCGCTGGTTCTGGAGCCGGGCGCGTCCGCGTACGAGGCGCTGCTGCGGCGGGAGGCCCGGGCGGGCAGGTTCGTTCTGCTGGACCCCAATGTGCGGCCCCCGCTGATCCCGGACGCCGAGGCCTACCGCGAGCGGTTCCGCTCCTGGCTGCCGTACGTCTCGCTGCTGAAGCTCTCCGAGGAGGACGCGGAGTGGCTGGGCGGGGTGCCGGAGGGGCCGGGGGCGGTGGTGCTGACCAGGGGCGCGGCGGGGCTGGAGGTCCGTACCCGGGGCGGTGTACGGGTCCTGGTCCCGGCGGTCCCGGTGGCGGTCGCCGACACCATCGGCGCGGGCGACACCGTGAACGCGGCCCTGCTCCACGGACTGGCCGCCCGGAACGCCCTCTCGCCGGCCGGGGCGGCGGCCCTGGGCCCGGACGGCTGGCGCGAGGTGTTGACCCTGGCCGCCCGCGCCGCCGCCCTGACCTGCTCCCGCCCGGGCGCCGAGCCCCCGTACGCCGCGGAACTGGCGTAG
- a CDS encoding maleylpyruvate isomerase family mycothiol-dependent enzyme, translating into MTDPLRDLASLRAATERLLTTAHTLENAAVTGPSRLPGWTRGHVLTHLSRNADALVNVLEGRPMYASPEAREADIESGACRPLDVQLADVRDSAARLHAVASLPSDWERTVALRNGVTDRAARIPFRRLVEVELHHVDLGAGHELEDLPEEFLVRETAFLADRFAGRADVPPTLITVSGGHGTLRTGREGDGDSTDAVSVAGPPASLVGWLAGRRTGDPALTATGADGAPAALPVLPAL; encoded by the coding sequence ATGACCGATCCCTTGCGCGACCTCGCCTCCCTGCGTGCGGCCACCGAGCGGCTGCTCACCACCGCCCACACCCTGGAAAACGCAGCCGTGACCGGCCCGTCACGGCTTCCGGGCTGGACCAGGGGGCATGTCCTGACGCATCTGTCCCGGAACGCCGACGCGCTCGTGAACGTCCTGGAGGGGCGTCCGATGTACGCGAGCCCCGAGGCGCGGGAGGCCGATATCGAGAGCGGCGCCTGCCGCCCGCTGGACGTCCAGCTCGCCGATGTCCGCGACAGCGCCGCCCGGCTGCACGCGGTGGCCTCGCTGCCCTCGGACTGGGAGCGGACGGTCGCCCTCCGTAACGGCGTCACCGACCGGGCCGCGCGGATCCCCTTCCGCAGGCTCGTCGAGGTCGAGCTGCACCATGTGGACCTCGGCGCCGGACACGAGCTGGAGGACCTCCCGGAGGAGTTCCTGGTGCGCGAGACCGCGTTCCTCGCCGACCGTTTCGCGGGCCGTGCGGACGTACCGCCCACCCTGATCACGGTCTCCGGCGGCCACGGCACCCTGCGGACGGGCCGCGAGGGCGACGGCGACAGCACGGACGCGGTATCCGTGGCGGGTCCGCCGGCGTCCCTGGTCGGCTGGCTGGCCGGACGGCGTACGGGCGATCCCGCCCTCACCGCGACGGGCGCGGACGGCGCCCCGGCGGCCCTGCCCGTACTGCCCGCCCTGTAG
- a CDS encoding papain-like cysteine protease family protein encodes MSNTTRRLASAAAVLAAVFTLPLSTAQAAPTAAPAAVAPASPGPGDVGALASKRLNITMQAQLKTNWCWAAAGNTISTYYGRTYSQNQFCNAAFNRSQNSECPNSQATLANVQTGLRWTGVSPGTYIADWLRYTAVQTEINANRPVETRIQWSSGGGHMHVIYGYDTANSWVYWGDPWPSSSRYNWASHAWYVNNNSFSWTHSLYRIGA; translated from the coding sequence ATGAGCAACACCACGAGACGGCTCGCCTCCGCGGCGGCCGTCCTCGCCGCGGTATTCACCCTTCCCCTGTCGACCGCACAGGCGGCTCCGACGGCGGCCCCGGCCGCCGTGGCACCGGCCTCCCCCGGGCCCGGTGACGTCGGCGCACTCGCCTCGAAGCGGCTGAACATCACCATGCAAGCACAGCTGAAGACCAACTGGTGCTGGGCCGCCGCCGGAAACACCATCTCCACCTACTACGGCCGCACCTACTCCCAGAACCAGTTCTGCAACGCCGCCTTCAACCGCTCCCAGAACAGCGAGTGCCCCAACTCGCAGGCCACCCTGGCCAATGTGCAGACCGGACTGCGGTGGACGGGCGTCAGCCCCGGTACGTACATCGCCGACTGGCTGCGCTACACCGCCGTGCAGACCGAGATCAACGCCAACCGGCCCGTCGAGACCCGGATCCAGTGGTCGAGCGGCGGCGGTCACATGCACGTCATCTACGGCTACGACACCGCCAACAGCTGGGTCTACTGGGGCGATCCCTGGCCCTCCAGCTCCCGCTACAACTGGGCCTCCCACGCCTGGTACGTGAACAACAACAGCTTCTCGTGGACCCACTCGCTGTACCGGATCGGAGCGTGA